The genomic region GTGATAATAAACAAAAATTAGCAATTTACAGCGGAACGCCGGTATTGTATTTGACATTTATCGGCGCTTTGCTATTATCTAACTCATACAAATTAAATGGCAGACAGGTCAGATAAAATTGCTATCGGAACCGTAATAGAAGCACTGCCTAACGCCACATTCCGCGTCTCATTTGAAGATGGGAGTGAAACGATTGCGTATTTGTCCGGCAGGATGCGGATAAACCGCATCAAAGTCCTTGTCGGCGACAAGGTCAAAGTTGAGTTGAGCCAGTACGGCCAGGCAAAGGGTCGGATAACCCAAAGGCTGTAATTATTTTAAAAAATGAGAGTAAGAGCCGCGGTAAAAACAATATGCAAGGATTGCAAGCTGGTCAAAAGAGGAGGCCGGCTTTATAACATTTGCAAAAAAACGCCCAAGCATAAACAAAGGCAAGGATAAAAACAAATGAGAATCGCTGGAGCAAACATACCGGACAATAAAAGATTGGAAGTCGCCCTGACTTACGTTTTCGGCATAGGCAGGACTTTGTCTCAAAACATTCTTGACGCCGCCAAAATTTCTTATGACAAAAGAGCCAAAGATCTGACGGAAAACGAACAAAATACAGTCCGTCAGCTGGTGGAGAAGCATAGAGTGGAAGGCGATTTGCGCCGGGAGATATCGTCCAACATTAAAAGATTGAAAGACATAAAATCATACAGGGGAAGTCGGCATGCCCGCAGGTTGCCGACAAGAGGCCAAAGGACGAAAACCAATTCCCGCACCAACCGAGGCAACGTCAGAGTGACCATGGGCAGCGGCAGGAAGAAAGCCGAGAAGACATAAAGGCTTGGCCCATATTTTACGAGCCTTGCGAAGTAAAATATGGATGCCAAACATTACCCGCCTAAGTTTTTAGGCGGATTGACAAAAGAAAAGTTTACAAGCGTTAAAAATTAAGTAGTATATTAGAGTTATATTTAAATAAAAACTTGGGCGGGTGCGCAATTTTGTAGTTGCTCACTTCGTTCGCAAACAAAATTGGCATGGGTAAAAAGAAAATAATAACCAAAGAAGAAACCGCGGCGGGAAGCGCCAAGGAAACAAAGGAGAGCAAAGCTCCCGCGGCCAAATCCGCCAAAGCCAAAATAACCAGCGGCGTTTTGCGGGTGCAGTCCACCTATAACAACACCACCATCAATGTTACGGACAAGAGCGGAAATTCACTGTTTTGGTCCAGCAGCGGGACGCTCGGCTTTAGGGGCGCTAAGAAAGGAACGCCGTTTGCGTCCGCCAAAGTGGCGGAACTTTTGGCCGACAAGGCCATTGACGCGGGCATTAAGGATGTTGATGTCGTCGTCAAAGGGGTCGGGGCCGGACGAGAATCGGCCATTCGGGCGTTTGCTTCCAAGGGGATTGAAATAACTTCCATTAAAGATGTAACGCCGGTGCCGCACAACGGCCCGAAACCGCCGAAACCGAGAAGAGTATAGAATAAATCCCAAATTCCAAGCGCCAAATTCCAAATATAAAGATTAAATTTAAAACATGTTAACAGATAAATGTAAAAAATGCAGAAGAGCGGGGGAAAAACTCTTTTTGAAAGGAGAGAGGTGTTTTACCGCTAAATGCGCCATAGCCCGCAAACCGTATCTGCCCGGACCGGCCACAAAGTCGGGAAGGCCGAGAAGAGCCTCCGTCAGCGAGTACGGCGCGAAGCTGCGGGAAGCGCAGAAAACAAAATTCAGCTACGGCATAAGGACAAGGCAGTACGAAAACTACATGAAAGAGGCTGCGGTAAAAGCGGCCGGAGGAAACGTTAAGGCGGGACTTTTCGGCTTATTGGAATCGCGTCTGGACAACGTGGTTTACCGGCTCGGACTGGCGGAATCAAGGTCGGTGGCGAGACAGATGGTGACCCACGGGCACATAATGGTAAACGGCAGAAGGGTCAACGTGCCTTCCCGCCGGGTTTTTATCGGCGATAAAATTTCCATACGGCCGCAATCTGCCGTAAAAGGCAAGTTTAAGGATCTGGACGTGAAGATGAAGAAATACAACCCGCCCGCCTGGCTGAGAATGGACAAAGCCAAAAAAGAAGGGGAAATCGTCGGGGCTCCTTCGGCGGAAAATATTTAAATATTTAACATTTT from Candidatus Paceibacter sp. harbors:
- the rpsD gene encoding 30S ribosomal protein S4, translated to MLTDKCKKCRRAGEKLFLKGERCFTAKCAIARKPYLPGPATKSGRPRRASVSEYGAKLREAQKTKFSYGIRTRQYENYMKEAAVKAAGGNVKAGLFGLLESRLDNVVYRLGLAESRSVARQMVTHGHIMVNGRRVNVPSRRVFIGDKISIRPQSAVKGKFKDLDVKMKKYNPPAWLRMDKAKKEGEIVGAPSAENI
- the rpsM gene encoding 30S ribosomal protein S13, whose protein sequence is MRIAGANIPDNKRLEVALTYVFGIGRTLSQNILDAAKISYDKRAKDLTENEQNTVRQLVEKHRVEGDLRREISSNIKRLKDIKSYRGSRHARRLPTRGQRTKTNSRTNRGNVRVTMGSGRKKAEKT
- the infA gene encoding translation initiation factor IF-1, coding for MADRSDKIAIGTVIEALPNATFRVSFEDGSETIAYLSGRMRINRIKVLVGDKVKVELSQYGQAKGRITQRL
- the rpsK gene encoding 30S ribosomal protein S11, with translation MGKKKIITKEETAAGSAKETKESKAPAAKSAKAKITSGVLRVQSTYNNTTINVTDKSGNSLFWSSSGTLGFRGAKKGTPFASAKVAELLADKAIDAGIKDVDVVVKGVGAGRESAIRAFASKGIEITSIKDVTPVPHNGPKPPKPRRV
- the rpmJ gene encoding 50S ribosomal protein L36 codes for the protein MRVRAAVKTICKDCKLVKRGGRLYNICKKTPKHKQRQG